The DNA segment CCACCAAGACGATCAGGATGCCGAGCGCGGACATCGTGGTGAGCGTTTTCATTCGGGTCTCTTCATTGGCGTCCTAATCACGACCCCGGGGGCGAGCCTCGTGTTGACGGTCACAGCGCCCAGCGGACTCCGTCGAGGATGCGATTTCATAATGTACAGGGGGACTCTCCGCGCCGCCACGAAAGTCTTGGCGACGCCTGGCAAGGGACCAGACAAAGGAGTAGAATGGCTGATGATGAAACACGCCCTCGTCACCACACTGTTTGCTCTCTCCGCAATTACCGGGCACCTCTCCGCCCAGCAGGCGCCTCCGGCGGAGCTCACCGAGGAGGCGCTCAGCACGTACACGAAGGCGCACGTCGTGCTGGACTCGGCGCGTGACGCATTCCAACGCGAATTCGGCCGTACCCACGACGTTCAGGGGCAGGCGCGGCTGAGGACCGAGCTGGCCGAACGGATCGAGACGATCCTGTCCGAGCACGGAATCCCCCAGGAGGAGTACGACCGGATCACGGCTGTGATCAGCGTTGACCAAGCTCTCCGCGAACGCTTCGAGGAGCTCCTGGCACTGTTGCTAGCCGGCGCTGGGGCCGGCTAGCAGCCTACACAGTTGTGGTTATTCTTGGCTCCGAGCCCCTCGAGCAGCGCGATCGTGCGGGGGAATGGCGTGATGCGCTGCACGGGACCATTCGCCATGTCCACCGTGGTCTGACCGCGTCGACTCACCGTGTTAACATCCGCGCCACGCTCGACCAGATACAGAATCAGCGCGTCGTCGCCGCGTGAGGCGGCGTGGTGAAGTGCACTGTATGCGTTGAGGTCCCGCAGGTTCACGTCCGCGCCTAGCTCATCGACGAGGTAGCGCACCGCGGGGAGCCATCCATCCGGCACATGTCGGTGGATGTTCGCCGCGTAGCCCTCCCCGTAGCCGACACCAGACGCTGCGTGGATCGGCCACACACCCGGCCCGCCGACCGGAATCGGCGGCAGCCCTGACGGATCGTCGCCGGCCGTGCTCTCGCCCCTACTCCCGCCCCTGGCGAAGCGGCGGCCAGGTGTCTTCAAGGTCGGTACATTCGGATCGGCGCCGTACGCTACCAGGAGCTTCATCGCCGCGACGTCCAGAGCATACGCCGCGCGCCAAAACGGTGTCGCACCGGTACGGTCGACCCTCAGGTAGTCGTCCCCGAACGTGGTGAACCAGAGCTGCTTGGTGAGTCGCACGTTGGGGTCTACTCCTCCGTCCAGGAAGGCTCGCATCAGGTCGAGGTACGTGACCTCCTGCTGCAGCCGGTGCGTCGGCTGCGGGTGCCGAGACTTCGGGATCCACTGTGTGTTGAGCGCGATGTAGAGTGGGGTCGCGCCCGCGTCGCTCGCGAGCTGTGCGTCGGCGCCGCGCGCGAAGAGCTCCATGGCCAGATCGAAGTGGCCGTTGAGGATCGCCATCAGCAGTGGACTCGTGCGGTCCCCCGCGCTCACCTGATCGATCTCGGCCCCGCCGTCGAGCAACGCCATCGCAGCGCCGGAATACCCCTCACGAACCGCGAGCAAGAGCGCACTCAGACCACCGTACCCTCCCACGAGCTGCGCGTGCGACAGCCGCTGCGCCACGCGGTCCCGCTGAGCTTCGTTGACATCTATGCCCCCGGCGCCACCGCTCCCGCCCGGAGCGGTGCCCGGAGCGGGGGGAGGCGCGCCCGCACGTTCGACTACACCCGCCCCTCGCGCCGATACCGGCTCGCCGCGCTCGACAGCCGCGCGTCGTCGCTGCTCGGCCTGGTCGTCTCGGTCCTCGGCGTCTCTCGTGGGCATGTCCAACACGTGGGCTGCCAAATCGATCGCCGCGCCACCGTCCAGCAGCGCGCCGATCGCTTGCACCCGGCCCGCCGCTGCGGCGAACATCAGCGGCGTTTGCCCCCAGGCCGTCTCCCGCCGATCGACCTCGGCACCGTACTCGATCAGTGCCGCCACCGCGGAGGCGCTTCCGGACGCCGCCGCGAGGTGGAGCGGCGCTACGTGTCCGGTCGTGGTCTCCGGATCGGCCGTGGCCCCGGCCTGGAGCAGATCGCGCACGACCGACGCGTGACCGCCCCTAGCCGCGAGGTGCAGCGGACGGTACGCCCCGAGGCGTGTCATCGATTCCACCTGAGCTCCAGCCGACAATAACAGCGAGGCGAGCTCGCTGTCTCCGCGCTCGGCGGCCCAGTGCAGAGCGGTCATGCCGTCTCCGAGCGCCGCGTTCACGTCCGCGCCCTGCTCGATCAACGCGCGAACCTCGGCGGCGTCCCCCCGCATCGCGGCCTCCGCGACCGGTGCATCGGGCGGGGTAGCGGCCCACGTCAGCAGCGCGCATGCCAACACGCATAACACCTTGTGGTGGAGTCGCTTGGAGCCCTGTACCTTATGCATCATCGACCCCTCATCCGGACGCTTCATGCCGACGCCGTGAGTGCGAGCGCCCCGGTGTTGTCCCCGAACCGGGTGACGTCCTCGAGCCCCAGCTTGTGCAGCAGGGTGAGCATCGCGTCAGCCATCGGTGTTCCATCGGCAGCCTTGACGTGCAGGTTCCCCTCGAGTTGCCCGTTCGCGCCGCCGAGCACGATCAACGGGCAGCGGCGGTGATTGTGCAGGTTGGAGTCGGCCATCGGGGAGCCATAGAGGATCATCGTCTTGTCCAGCAGGTGGGTATCGCCTTCCTCGATCTCCCTCAGCCGGTCCATGAGGTACGGCAGGAGACCGACGTGGTACTCGTTTATCTGGGCAAAGTTGAGCACCGGCTCTTCACGGCCACCGTGGTGCGACGCGGGGTGGAACGGAGTGTCCGTCCCGCTCTCCGGATAGACCCGTGACGACGCGTCGCGCCCCAGCTTCAACGAGAACACGCGCGTCATGTCGGACGCGAACGCGAGCGCCTGCAGGTCGAACATCAGCTTCACGTGCTCGCTGAAGGAGTCCGGCACACCCGCCGGTGCCCCCGGCAACTCACGAACCTCCCCCGTTCGGTTCTGCGCCTCGACGCTCTGGATGCGTCGCTCGAGCTCCCGCACGTTGTCCAGATACCGATCGAGGCGCACCGTGTCGTTCGGTCCGAGTGACCGTTTGAGCACCGCGAGGTCCTCGGCGATCCAGTCGAGGATGCTCCGGCTCGTCTGCCTACGCGCGGCGCGCTCTTCCGGGCTGCCGCCTGCGCCGAACAGCTGATCGAACGCGACCCGGGGGTCGCGGATCATCGGGAGCGGCTCGGTGGGCGAGGCCCAGCTGATCGTATCGGTGTAGACGCACGCGTAGCCATACGCGCAGCCACCCGCTTGATCGACGTTCTCGATGCACAGCTGCATGGACGGGATCGGTGTGTCCTGCCCAAAACGCTGCGCGTAGATCTGGTCCAGCGAGATGCCGACGGAGACGTCCGAGCTCTCGGTCTGCTTCGGGTGCGCCTGGGTCAGGTAGACCGCGCTGGACCGAAAGTGATCGCCCCCGATCTCCTTGGCCTGTGCCGCCTCGGCGTTGCGCACATCGGTATTGCTGATGATCGTCAGGTAGTCCCGGTACGGCTCCAGCGGCCGCAGCGCGCTCGGCGAGAGATCGAAGTCTCGACCCACCGCGACCGGCGACCACAGGTTTTGCGTGGCACCCCACTCGTTGCAACCGGCCGCGCCGTGCACGATCTCGATCGCGATCAGACGGGTGGGGTCATCCACCCGGGGAGCCTTGGACCACACGCGCCCGGCCGGCACCATCGCATCGAGAAACGGCAACGCGACCGACGCGCCCACACCCCGGATGAACGTGCGTCGCGGAATCTGCTTGCCGGTGATAAATTGCATGTTATCCGTCTCCCTCCGCGTTCACGGCTGCTGGCCCTGTGTGCCCTGCTGCACGACTGCGTTGGCGCGCTGCATCCGGAAAGCATCGCTCTTCACGACGCCCAGGATGAACGCCGAGATGCGATAGCCGTCCGCTTCCGCGGCCCGCGCGATCGCTCGCACGGTCGGCTGATCGAAGTACTCGACTCGCCGCCCGATCGCGTAGGCGAGAAGGTTCTCCGTGAAGGTCCGGATGAGCGGGACCGGACGGTTCAGCAGCGCCCGCCTGAGGTCGGCTGGGCCCGCAATCGGCGTACCGTCATACAGTTCCCCGCGTGTGTCCAGCGGGCTGCCGTTCTCGCGGGTCCGCCACTTGCCCGTGACTCCGAAGTTGTCGAGCGCGAGGCCGATGGGATCCATGAAACGATGGCAGGAATTGCACGTCGGGCTGGCGCGGTGCTGCTCCATGCGCTCGCGGGTCGTAAGCACGCGACCATCCACTACGTCGTCAGTCTGTTCGAGATCCGGAATGCCCGGCGGCGGCGGCGGCGGCGGGCTCCCGAGCAAGACCTCCATCACCCATTTCCCCCTCAGCACCGGCGAGGTGCGCCCGGCATGGGAGGTCAGGGTGAGGATGCTGGCGTGCCCGAGCACGCCCCGACGTGTGTCGTCGGGGTACGTGACGCGCCGGAACCGCTCGCCACTGACGCCGGGGATCCCGTAGTGCCGGGCCAACCGCTCGTTCACGAAGGTGTAGTCCGCAGCGTACAGGTCGAGCACGCTGCGATCCTCACGCACCAGGCTGTTGAAGAAGAGCTCGGTCTCTCGACGCATGGCGTCCGCGAGCTGCTGATGGAAGTCCGGTTCCAGGCGGACGTCCGGGTGGATCTTGTCGAGGTCCTGGAGGCGCAGCCACTGGCCAGCGAAGCGCGGCCCGAGCGCGTCGGCCTTCGCGTCAGCGAGCATGCGCAGCGTCTGCTCTTCGAGCACGCGGTCGTCGCTGAGGGAACCGCTCGACGCCAGCTGTCGCAACTCAGCGTCCGGAGGCGACGCCCACAGGAAGTAGGAGAGGCGCGACGCCAGTGCGAAGTCATCGATCTGGTACGTCTGTCCTGCGACGACCCGCGCGGGAGGCTGCTCGAAGCGGAAGACGAAGCGCGGGCTCGCGAGCATCGCCTCGAGCGCGGTGCGCACTCCCAACTCGAAACCACCGTCCGCGGCCGCCTCGTCATAGAACGACATCAAGCCCGCGCGATCGTCTTCGCTGAGCGGGCGGCGGAACGCCTGCTCGCCCAGCCTCGAGATGATCTCGGCCGCGCACGGGCGAGCCTCACTCCGCGACGCAGGCGTGCACGTGAAGATGCGCCTCCGAACCGGCGTGTCGGAGACGCCTGCCGTCGTCGTGAGCGGCCCACCGACTACCAGGTCCCTCAGATGCGGCAGCGAATTCACGCCGTACGTGCCCGCGATCGCGGTGCTGGCGAGCGACCAGTCGTGTGGCGCGATCAGGTCCTGTACCGGCCCGTCCGTGCGCTTGATGAACGCCGCCGTCACACGCCGCGCGCCGCCCGCCACCAAGATCGGTGCGCTCGTCATCTCGACGCCGTTCGCGCCAGAGACGTGCATCCAACGGTCCATCTCGAGCAGCGCGACCCGCTCGCCATCGATCGAGATCTCGATCTCCTCGAGTGCGTCGGCGGTCTGGAGCGCGGACCGTCCGTTGCCGACGACCGTGCCTGTCGTCTCGTGGTGGAACGAGATTCGGAAGACGTACTCACCATCCGCGGGAAAGTTGTGCACGACCGACGTGCCGCCACGCGTGCCGAACGGAGCGCCCTCGACTCGCTCGGTCTGCGACACCCAACGCGGGATCCGGTACTGTGTCTCGCTCGCGGTCGCGTCCGGGTTTCCGACAGCGAGCCGACTGATTTCCGCCGCGGCGTTGAGGTACGCGTCGAGCAACGTCGGCGACACCATTTGCACGTCGGCGATGTTGTCGAAGTTGGCGCTCTTCGTATCGAGCGGAAGATACGCACCAGCCTCGATTCGCAGACCGAGCAGATCGTAGATCGAACGCTCGTATTCGGCGCGGTTCAGACGCTGGAACGTTCGTCCACCGGGATTCGGGTCCGCGGCAGCGGCTGCGTCCATGTGCGCTTCCAGCGACTCCACGAGAACCAGCAAGGAGTCACCGGACGGCCGCCGAGCACCGGGCGGCGGCATCATGCCCACGCGAAGCTTCCGGATCATCCGCTCCGTGATCTCACCGGCCTCGTCCGCCGCGTCCAGCGTGAACCCTTCCAGCGAGAGGTTACCGCGCAGCATCCGGTCGTTGTGGCAGCGCACGCAGTACTGTTGCACGACGGCGTCGGACGTGGCGGACGGGAAGCCCAACAGCGAGGCAGGCGCGGGTGAGAGAGTCGCAGGACCGCCAGGGACCGCGCCGCCGCCCCAGCGACCAGCGTCGGGGGCCAGCGTGACCATGAGCAGTCCCGCGACCAACATCGCCGTGACGACGTAGTTCATCCGTGCCTCAAATCCGCGCCGGTGTGATCGTTCTCACAGGAGACACTCAGCGTGTGCCGACCTGTTGTCATCTTGCTCACACAGTACGCCAAAAGCCCGTGGCTGACCAGCGATTTCGCGTTGCTGGGCCGTCCCACCTGTTATTGGGCGATCGCTGGCCAGCCACCAGGTGGCGGCTTCTTTTCTGAAACAGGACTGCAACGGGAGGGCTTGAACCTCTTATACGATCACCCTCGCATGCCGGTTATCGCCCGACGGAGAAGGAGAAGAGGCGGAACACCACACGGGAGTCGTCTGGTGGGTCTTCCGGGTCCGTGTTCTGACGCCCGCGGGGCTTCACGATGAAGAGCACGATGGCAGTCAACAGTCCCGCGCTCCCCCCTAGGACAAAGCCCGTCGAGATCTTATCGAACTCCCTGCGCCGAAACGACACGATCTCGTCGGTCGGTATCCGGATCATCTGGTTGAGGTTGGTGGTGATGAATCCGTCCTGACGCCGTCCGATCGGGACCAGGAGCAGCAAGTCCTGCCCTTCCACGCCCACGAGCGTCCCGTCGATGACCGGGGCGTCCTCGCCGAGGTCCGAGATGTCGGCTAGTTCCGCCGCGCCTCGGCGCGTCGTGTGCACGCGTACGCCCTCGCCCGGTGCGGTCGTCTCGAGCTGGGCCGGTACGTATCGGAAGCATCCCGGCGACGAGAGCGCCAAGGCGATTAGGGCGAGGCCCTTCCATCCGGGTGGTCCTTGCACGCAGTCCACGTGGCGTTCGCATTCTCGAGGCGATGGGGTAACGAGTCGCACCGCGCGCATTAGAGAATCATCTCCACGAAAGCGCAAGCCCGGGGCTCGCACCCACTGGACGGCTCA comes from the Gemmatimonadota bacterium genome and includes:
- a CDS encoding DUF1592 domain-containing protein, translating into MNYVVTAMLVAGLLMVTLAPDAGRWGGGAVPGGPATLSPAPASLLGFPSATSDAVVQQYCVRCHNDRMLRGNLSLEGFTLDAADEAGEITERMIRKLRVGMMPPPGARRPSGDSLLVLVESLEAHMDAAAAADPNPGGRTFQRLNRAEYERSIYDLLGLRIEAGAYLPLDTKSANFDNIADVQMVSPTLLDAYLNAAAEISRLAVGNPDATASETQYRIPRWVSQTERVEGAPFGTRGGTSVVHNFPADGEYVFRISFHHETTGTVVGNGRSALQTADALEEIEISIDGERVALLEMDRWMHVSGANGVEMTSAPILVAGGARRVTAAFIKRTDGPVQDLIAPHDWSLASTAIAGTYGVNSLPHLRDLVVGGPLTTTAGVSDTPVRRRIFTCTPASRSEARPCAAEIISRLGEQAFRRPLSEDDRAGLMSFYDEAAADGGFELGVRTALEAMLASPRFVFRFEQPPARVVAGQTYQIDDFALASRLSYFLWASPPDAELRQLASSGSLSDDRVLEEQTLRMLADAKADALGPRFAGQWLRLQDLDKIHPDVRLEPDFHQQLADAMRRETELFFNSLVREDRSVLDLYAADYTFVNERLARHYGIPGVSGERFRRVTYPDDTRRGVLGHASILTLTSHAGRTSPVLRGKWVMEVLLGSPPPPPPPGIPDLEQTDDVVDGRVLTTRERMEQHRASPTCNSCHRFMDPIGLALDNFGVTGKWRTRENGSPLDTRGELYDGTPIAGPADLRRALLNRPVPLIRTFTENLLAYAIGRRVEYFDQPTVRAIARAAEADGYRISAFILGVVKSDAFRMQRANAVVQQGTQGQQP
- a CDS encoding DUF4168 domain-containing protein; this translates as MMKHALVTTLFALSAITGHLSAQQAPPAELTEEALSTYTKAHVVLDSARDAFQREFGRTHDVQGQARLRTELAERIETILSEHGIPQEEYDRITAVISVDQALRERFEELLALLLAGAGAG
- a CDS encoding DUF1552 domain-containing protein, with the protein product MQFITGKQIPRRTFIRGVGASVALPFLDAMVPAGRVWSKAPRVDDPTRLIAIEIVHGAAGCNEWGATQNLWSPVAVGRDFDLSPSALRPLEPYRDYLTIISNTDVRNAEAAQAKEIGGDHFRSSAVYLTQAHPKQTESSDVSVGISLDQIYAQRFGQDTPIPSMQLCIENVDQAGGCAYGYACVYTDTISWASPTEPLPMIRDPRVAFDQLFGAGGSPEERAARRQTSRSILDWIAEDLAVLKRSLGPNDTVRLDRYLDNVRELERRIQSVEAQNRTGEVRELPGAPAGVPDSFSEHVKLMFDLQALAFASDMTRVFSLKLGRDASSRVYPESGTDTPFHPASHHGGREEPVLNFAQINEYHVGLLPYLMDRLREIEEGDTHLLDKTMILYGSPMADSNLHNHRRCPLIVLGGANGQLEGNLHVKAADGTPMADAMLTLLHKLGLEDVTRFGDNTGALALTASA
- a CDS encoding ankyrin repeat domain-containing protein; this encodes MMHKVQGSKRLHHKVLCVLACALLTWAATPPDAPVAEAAMRGDAAEVRALIEQGADVNAALGDGMTALHWAAERGDSELASLLLSAGAQVESMTRLGAYRPLHLAARGGHASVVRDLLQAGATADPETTTGHVAPLHLAAASGSASAVAALIEYGAEVDRRETAWGQTPLMFAAAAGRVQAIGALLDGGAAIDLAAHVLDMPTRDAEDRDDQAEQRRRAAVERGEPVSARGAGVVERAGAPPPAPGTAPGGSGGAGGIDVNEAQRDRVAQRLSHAQLVGGYGGLSALLLAVREGYSGAAMALLDGGAEIDQVSAGDRTSPLLMAILNGHFDLAMELFARGADAQLASDAGATPLYIALNTQWIPKSRHPQPTHRLQQEVTYLDLMRAFLDGGVDPNVRLTKQLWFTTFGDDYLRVDRTGATPFWRAAYALDVAAMKLLVAYGADPNVPTLKTPGRRFARGGSRGESTAGDDPSGLPPIPVGGPGVWPIHAASGVGYGEGYAANIHRHVPDGWLPAVRYLVDELGADVNLRDLNAYSALHHAASRGDDALILYLVERGADVNTVSRRGQTTVDMANGPVQRITPFPRTIALLEGLGAKNNHNCVGC